A single genomic interval of Candidatus Zixiibacteriota bacterium harbors:
- a CDS encoding 4Fe-4S binding protein: protein MVMKITDECTACGLCLPECPQTAIAEGDIYLVDPGKCNECEGLEGGSRCVQVCPIDCIIKAT from the coding sequence ATGGTAATGAAGATAACAGACGAGTGCACTGCTTGCGGACTTTGCCTACCAGAGTGTCCTCAAACGGCTATAGCTGAGGGGGATATCTACCTGGTCGACCCCGGTAAATGTAACGAATGCGAGGGCTTAGAAGGAGGTTCTCGCTGTGTTCAGGTCTGCCCGATTGATTGTATAATCAAGGCTACTTGA